The Sorex araneus isolate mSorAra2 chromosome 5, mSorAra2.pri, whole genome shotgun sequence genome has a segment encoding these proteins:
- the HAPLN2 gene encoding hyaluronan and proteoglycan link protein 2 isoform X1: MPGGLGFPTLCCLLLPWAATTFHRALGEPGKTWAQPRESGGAARAGAGDRSGALRMESPCCPFGRRGTWRVAGSGGSSHCGPLYSAPSAGPHYLLPPIHEVVHSRRGATATLPCVLGAPPPSYKVRWSKVEPGELRETLILITNGLHARDYGALGGRARLRKGHRLDASLVIVGVRLEDEGRYRCELINGLDDESVALSLRLEGVVFPYQPSRGRYQFNYYEAKQACEQQDARLATYAQLYQAWTEGLDWCNAGWLLEGSVRYPVLTARAPCGGRGRPGIRSYGPRDRKRDRYDAFCFTSALAGQVFFVPGRLTLSEAHAECDRHGATVAKVGHLYAAWKFSRMDQCVGGWLADGSVRFPITTPRPRCGGLPDPGVRSFGFPKPQQAAYGTYCYSE; encoded by the exons ATGCCTGGCGGGCTGGGCTTCCCTACACtctgctgcctccttctcccTTGGGCGGCCACCACCTTCCACAGGGCGCTCGGGGAGCCAGGTAAGACGTGGGCCCAGCCCCGGGAAAGTGGGGGTGCCgcaagggctggggctggagacaggagCGGAGCCTTGAGGATGGAGAGCCCGTGCTGCCCCTTTGGGAGGAGGGGCACTTGGCGCGTGGCGGGCTCAGGGGGTTCCAGTCACTGTGGCCCCCTCTACTCAGCACCCAGCGCGGGCCCCCACTACCTCCTGCCCCCCATCCACGAGGTGGTTCACTCTCGTCGCGGGGCCACCGCCACGCTGCCCTGCGTCCTGGGCGCGCCGCCCCCCAGCTACAAGGTCCGCTGGAGCAAAGTGGAGCCGGGGGAGCTGCGGGAGACGCTCATCCTCATTACCAACGGGCTGCACGCGCGGGACTATGGGGCCCTGGGGGGGCGCGCCCGGCTGCGGAAGGGCCACCGGCTAGACGCTTCGCTGGTCATCGTGGGGGTACGCCTGGAGGACGAGGGCCGGTACCGCTGCGAACTCATCAACGGCCTCGACGACGAGAGCGTGGCGCTCAGCCTGCGCCTGGAGG GTGTGGTCTTCCCGTACcagcccagccggggccggtACCAGTTCAACTACTACGAGGCGAAGCAGGCGTGCGAGCAGCAGGACGCGCGCCTGGCCACCTACGCGCAGCTGTACCAGG CCTGGACCGAGGGTCTGGACTGGTGTAACGCGGGCTGGCTGCTCGAGGGCTCCGTGCGCTACCCCGTGCTCACGGCGCGCGCTCCGTGCGGCGGCCGAGGGAGGCCCGGGATCCGCAGCTACGGTCCCCGCGACCGCAAGCGCGACCGCTACGACGCCTTCTGCTTTACCTCGGCGCTGGCAG GCCAGGTGTTCTTCGTGCCGGGGAGGCTGACGCTGTCGGAAGCCCATGCGGAGTGCGACCGGCACGGGGCCACGGTGGCTAAAGTCGGACACCTCTATGCTGCCTGGAAGTTCTCGAGGATGGACCAGTGTGTCGGGGGCTGGCTGGCGGACGGCAGCGTGCGCTTCCCCATCACCACGCCCAGGCCGCGCTGCGGGGGACTCCCGGACCCCGGAGTGCGCAGCTTCGGTTTCCCCAAACCCCAGCAGGCGGCCTATGGGACTTACTGCTACTCCGAGTAG
- the HAPLN2 gene encoding hyaluronan and proteoglycan link protein 2 isoform X2 — MPGGLGFPTLCCLLLPWAATTFHRALGEPAPSAGPHYLLPPIHEVVHSRRGATATLPCVLGAPPPSYKVRWSKVEPGELRETLILITNGLHARDYGALGGRARLRKGHRLDASLVIVGVRLEDEGRYRCELINGLDDESVALSLRLEGVVFPYQPSRGRYQFNYYEAKQACEQQDARLATYAQLYQAWTEGLDWCNAGWLLEGSVRYPVLTARAPCGGRGRPGIRSYGPRDRKRDRYDAFCFTSALAGQVFFVPGRLTLSEAHAECDRHGATVAKVGHLYAAWKFSRMDQCVGGWLADGSVRFPITTPRPRCGGLPDPGVRSFGFPKPQQAAYGTYCYSE, encoded by the exons ATGCCTGGCGGGCTGGGCTTCCCTACACtctgctgcctccttctcccTTGGGCGGCCACCACCTTCCACAGGGCGCTCGGGGAGCCAG CACCCAGCGCGGGCCCCCACTACCTCCTGCCCCCCATCCACGAGGTGGTTCACTCTCGTCGCGGGGCCACCGCCACGCTGCCCTGCGTCCTGGGCGCGCCGCCCCCCAGCTACAAGGTCCGCTGGAGCAAAGTGGAGCCGGGGGAGCTGCGGGAGACGCTCATCCTCATTACCAACGGGCTGCACGCGCGGGACTATGGGGCCCTGGGGGGGCGCGCCCGGCTGCGGAAGGGCCACCGGCTAGACGCTTCGCTGGTCATCGTGGGGGTACGCCTGGAGGACGAGGGCCGGTACCGCTGCGAACTCATCAACGGCCTCGACGACGAGAGCGTGGCGCTCAGCCTGCGCCTGGAGG GTGTGGTCTTCCCGTACcagcccagccggggccggtACCAGTTCAACTACTACGAGGCGAAGCAGGCGTGCGAGCAGCAGGACGCGCGCCTGGCCACCTACGCGCAGCTGTACCAGG CCTGGACCGAGGGTCTGGACTGGTGTAACGCGGGCTGGCTGCTCGAGGGCTCCGTGCGCTACCCCGTGCTCACGGCGCGCGCTCCGTGCGGCGGCCGAGGGAGGCCCGGGATCCGCAGCTACGGTCCCCGCGACCGCAAGCGCGACCGCTACGACGCCTTCTGCTTTACCTCGGCGCTGGCAG GCCAGGTGTTCTTCGTGCCGGGGAGGCTGACGCTGTCGGAAGCCCATGCGGAGTGCGACCGGCACGGGGCCACGGTGGCTAAAGTCGGACACCTCTATGCTGCCTGGAAGTTCTCGAGGATGGACCAGTGTGTCGGGGGCTGGCTGGCGGACGGCAGCGTGCGCTTCCCCATCACCACGCCCAGGCCGCGCTGCGGGGGACTCCCGGACCCCGGAGTGCGCAGCTTCGGTTTCCCCAAACCCCAGCAGGCGGCCTATGGGACTTACTGCTACTCCGAGTAG